The Mixophyes fleayi isolate aMixFle1 chromosome 1, aMixFle1.hap1, whole genome shotgun sequence genome includes a region encoding these proteins:
- the SRP19 gene encoding signal recognition particle 19 kDa protein codes for MADLNKLHTDPDRFICIYPAYINNKKTLAEGRRIPIEKAVQNPTCVEIADICRAFKLNVNIEADKMYTREWNRDAQYKGRVRVQLKNEDGTPFLDKLQSRKAVMLRVAEEIPKLKTRTQKSGGSDQTVQQGEGGKKSKKKKK; via the exons ATGGCGGACCTGAACAAGCTTCATACAGACCCAGACAG ATTTATTTGCATTTATCCTGCTTACATCAATAATAAGAAGACATTAGCAGAGGGAAGGAGGATACCCATTGAGAAG GCTGTACAGAATCCAACATGTGTCGAGATTGCAGATATTTGTCGAGCTTTTAAATTAAATGTCAATATCGAG GCAGATAAGATGTACACACGTGAATGGAACCGGGATGCCCAGTACAAGGGTAGAGTACGTGTACAGCTGAAGAATGAGGACGGCACACCCTTCCTGGATAAGCTACAGTCAA GAAAAGCCGTAATGCTTCGTGTAGCAGAAGAAATCCCCAAGCTTAAGACTCGAACACAGAAAAGTGGAGGCAGCGATCAAACCGTCCAGCAAGGAGAAGGGGGCAAGAAaagcaagaaaaagaagaagtGA